A portion of the Mesobacillus boroniphilus genome contains these proteins:
- the ribE gene encoding riboflavin synthase, producing the protein MFTGIIEEIGTVANIQHSGESFVLTIDAKKVLTDVHLGDSIAVNGVCLTVTSFTENRFTVDVMPETVKASSLKTVKRGSKVNLERAMAAGGRFGGHFVAGHVDGVGTIIGKKQIENAIYYEIQADPELLKYVIMKGSVAVDGTSLTVFGISEESLTLSLIPLTLSDTVLGFKGTGDIVNIECDMIGKYVGHFLSNQFPTAPKRGNNITAQFLEDNGFM; encoded by the coding sequence ATGTTTACAGGTATTATTGAAGAAATTGGGACGGTCGCGAATATTCAGCATAGTGGCGAGTCATTTGTCCTGACAATTGACGCAAAAAAAGTCCTGACAGATGTCCATCTGGGAGACAGTATTGCTGTAAACGGGGTATGCTTGACCGTCACCTCATTTACAGAAAATCGATTTACGGTTGACGTTATGCCGGAAACGGTCAAAGCATCCAGTTTGAAAACTGTCAAAAGAGGCTCGAAGGTGAATTTGGAAAGAGCGATGGCAGCGGGCGGACGGTTTGGCGGCCACTTTGTTGCCGGCCATGTGGATGGAGTCGGAACCATTATAGGGAAAAAGCAAATTGAGAATGCGATTTACTATGAAATTCAAGCTGACCCTGAATTGCTGAAATATGTCATCATGAAAGGCTCTGTCGCTGTTGACGGGACGAGCCTGACTGTATTTGGGATCTCAGAAGAAAGTCTAACTCTATCGCTAATTCCGCTTACCCTTTCCGATACGGTATTAGGGTTCAAGGGGACAGGCGATATCGTCAACATCGAATGTGACATGATCGGCAAGTATGTAGGGCACTTTTTGAGTAACCAGTTTCCGACAGCCCCAAAACGAGGAAACAATATTACAGCCCAATTCTTAGAGGATAATGGGTTTATGTGA